Proteins from one bacterium genomic window:
- a CDS encoding DnaJ domain-containing protein codes for MKNQDYYQILGVSSDASAEEIKKAYRQLALKYHPDRNTAPDAAEKFKEITAAYGVLIDETKRREYDRFRCVEQESGSRAGYDSQAGYRSQNFRYSPEDIFRDLFTNPLYSSIFQELNREFSPSGYTFNEKFFQRVFSGYAQIFVTGWVAGFPGPGFPRESGKSRVSLSGSFADLFGLSKEEREDIPPKLSPVSAGLKGTVHHWGQKLKGMLLNRPKQNSRTIQQAERDLVYELSITRQESEQGTRKDLVFNKGNSTERLVVTIPAGIRDGTKLRLKGKGKVNARGEAGDIYLTIRIPKP; via the coding sequence ATGAAAAATCAAGATTATTATCAAATCCTTGGGGTCAGTTCTGACGCTTCGGCTGAAGAGATCAAGAAAGCATACCGGCAACTGGCGCTGAAGTATCACCCTGACCGCAATACTGCACCCGATGCAGCCGAAAAATTTAAGGAAATCACGGCTGCTTACGGAGTGCTGATCGATGAAACCAAGCGAAGAGAGTATGACCGGTTCCGGTGCGTTGAGCAGGAGAGCGGCAGCAGAGCCGGATATGACAGCCAGGCTGGATACCGCAGCCAGAATTTTCGATACTCACCGGAAGATATTTTTCGTGACCTGTTCACCAACCCTCTTTACAGTTCCATTTTTCAGGAGCTGAACAGGGAATTTTCACCGAGCGGCTACACCTTTAATGAAAAATTCTTTCAAAGAGTTTTCTCCGGATACGCTCAGATTTTCGTCACCGGCTGGGTCGCCGGTTTTCCCGGCCCTGGTTTTCCCAGGGAATCAGGGAAAAGCAGGGTCAGCCTCAGCGGCAGTTTTGCCGATCTTTTCGGCCTCTCGAAGGAAGAGAGGGAAGATATCCCACCCAAGCTCTCTCCGGTTTCGGCTGGATTAAAGGGCACTGTGCACCATTGGGGGCAGAAACTCAAAGGGATGCTCCTGAACAGGCCAAAGCAAAACTCCAGGACCATCCAGCAGGCTGAGCGTGATCTGGTGTATGAGCTGAGTATTACCCGGCAGGAGAGCGAACAGGGAACCCGAAAAGACCTGGTATTTAATAAGGGTAACTCTACGGAAAGGTTAGTGGTCACTATTCCTGCCGGTATTCGGGATGGAACTAAACTGCGCCTTAAGGGAAAAGGTAAAGTAAACGCGCGGGGAGAAGCCGGAGATATTTACCTTACCATCAGGATCCCTAAACCATAG
- a CDS encoding type II toxin-antitoxin system VapB family antitoxin codes for MRTTRDMSDSLLQEAFSVSKARTKKDLIHEALREYIRLKRRKDLTELAGSIEFCQGYDHREMRNICRDKGRVD; via the coding sequence ATGAGAACAACCAGAGACATGAGCGACAGTTTATTGCAGGAAGCCTTTTCTGTCAGCAAGGCCAGGACGAAAAAGGATTTGATCCATGAAGCGCTGCGAGAATATATTAGATTGAAAAGGCGGAAAGATCTTACTGAACTTGCTGGTTCAATCGAATTCTGTCAGGGCTATGATCACAGGGAAATGAGGAACATCTGCAGGGATAAGGGTAGGGTTGACTAA
- the gatC gene encoding Asp-tRNA(Asn)/Glu-tRNA(Gln) amidotransferase subunit GatC, protein MKISVQEVEYVAKLARLKLSNQEKALFTQQLDSILLYMDKLNELDTGDVPPTSHVLPLHNVMREDEVQPSSAPEDILANAPEREDTFFAVPRVIE, encoded by the coding sequence ATGAAGATTAGCGTACAGGAAGTAGAGTATGTAGCTAAATTGGCCAGGTTAAAGCTCTCCAACCAGGAAAAGGCTTTATTTACCCAGCAACTGGACAGTATCTTGCTCTATATGGATAAGCTGAACGAATTGGATACCGGAGACGTTCCGCCAACCTCTCATGTCCTGCCGCTGCACAACGTCATGAGAGAGGATGAAGTGCAGCCTTCCTCTGCTCCGGAAGATATCCTGGCCAATGCCCCGGAAAGGGAAGATACCTTTTTTGCCGTGCCCAGGGTGATTGAATAA